In one window of Syngnathus typhle isolate RoL2023-S1 ecotype Sweden linkage group LG7, RoL_Styp_1.0, whole genome shotgun sequence DNA:
- the adal gene encoding adenosine deaminase-like protein isoform X4, whose product MEKLIKRKPHLNIEHHMTAIDKGQRRTLDECFQVFKVIHQLVDTEEDILMVATDVIKEFAADGVKYLELRSTPREEKKTGLTKKNYVDTVIKAIQQCKEEVDIDVRFLVAIDRRNGTEVAMETVKLAEEFMLSADGLVVGLDLSGDPTVGHGRDLLPALQRAKNSGLKLSLHLSEVPSQLEESELLLNLPPDRIGHGTFLHPDAGGSQSLVDQVVKNNIPLELCLTSNVKGQTVPCYAEHHFKYWYQLGHPSVICTDDKGVFSTDLSQEYQLAASTFGLDREAVWTLSQQAIDFIFAEEAVKQQLKHKWTQIQPHVLK is encoded by the exons ATGGAGAAGCTCATTAAACGTAAGCCACATCTTAACATTGAACATCACATGACGGCCATCGACAAAGGCCAGCGGAGAACGTTGGATGA GTGCTTTCAGGTCTTCAAGGTCATTCATCAGTTGGTGGACACGGAGGAGGACATCCTGATG GTGGCGACAGATGTAATCAAAGAATTTGCTGCAGACGGCGTCAAATATTTAGAGCTGAGGAGTACACCAAGAGAGGAGAAGAAAACAG GGTTGACTAAAAAGAACTATGTGGACACTGTAATAAAAGCAATCCAGCAGTGTAAAGAGGAGGTGGACATTGATGTCAG GTTTCTAGTAGCCATCGATCGCAGAAATGGGACCgaggttgccatggaaacggtGAAGCTGGCCGAGGAGTTCATGCTGTCTGCTGATGGGTTGGTGGTTGGACTTGATCTCAGTGGGGATCCGACA GTGGGCCACGGTAGAGACCTGCTTCCTGCCTTACAACGAGCAAAGAACAGTGGACTCAAGTTATCGCTGCACCTCTCAGAA GTGCCATCTCAGCTGGAGGAGTCAGAACTGCTGCTCAACCTTCCGCCAGACCGCATCGGTCACGGCACCTTTCTGCATCCTGACGCGGGTGGATCGCAAAGCCTCGTTGACCAGGTGGTGAAGAATAACATCCCTTTGG AGCTTTGCTTGACATCAAACGTCAAAGGACAAACTGTCCCATGTTACGCCGAGCATCACTTCAAATATTGGTACCAGTTGGGACACCCAAGTGTCATTTGT ACTGACGACAAAGGCGTGTTTAGTACAGACTTGTCTCAGGAATACCAGCTGGCTGCATCCACATTTGGTCTGGATCGGGAGGCTGTGTGGACGCTCTCTCAGCAAGCCATTGACTTCATTTTTGCCGAGGAAGCGGTCAAGCAACAACTGAAGCACAAGTGGACTCAAATACAGCCACACGTTCTCAAATGA
- the adal gene encoding adenosine deaminase-like protein isoform X3 yields the protein MEENSDVFYRELPKVELHAHLNGSVSFQTMEKLIKRKPHLNIEHHMTAIDKGQRRTLDECFQVFKVIHQLVDTEEDILMVATDVIKEFAADGVKYLELRSTPREEKKTGLTKKNYVDTVIKAIQQCKEEVDIDVRFLVAIDRRNGTEVAMETVKLAEEFMLSADGLVVGLDLSGDPTVGHGRDLLPALQRAKNSGLKLSLHLSEVPSQLEESELLLNLPPDRIGHGTFLHPDAGGSQSLVDQVVKNNIPLELCLTSNVKGQTVPCYAEHHFKYWYQLGHPSVICTDDKGVFSTDLSQEYQLAASTFGLDREAVWTLSQQAIDFIFAEEAVKQQLKHKWTQIQPHVLK from the exons CTTTTATCGGGAGCTCCCAAAAGTG GAGCTGCACGCTCACCTTAACGGGTCGGTGAGCTTCCAGACCATGGAGAAGCTCATTAAACGTAAGCCACATCTTAACATTGAACATCACATGACGGCCATCGACAAAGGCCAGCGGAGAACGTTGGATGA GTGCTTTCAGGTCTTCAAGGTCATTCATCAGTTGGTGGACACGGAGGAGGACATCCTGATG GTGGCGACAGATGTAATCAAAGAATTTGCTGCAGACGGCGTCAAATATTTAGAGCTGAGGAGTACACCAAGAGAGGAGAAGAAAACAG GGTTGACTAAAAAGAACTATGTGGACACTGTAATAAAAGCAATCCAGCAGTGTAAAGAGGAGGTGGACATTGATGTCAG GTTTCTAGTAGCCATCGATCGCAGAAATGGGACCgaggttgccatggaaacggtGAAGCTGGCCGAGGAGTTCATGCTGTCTGCTGATGGGTTGGTGGTTGGACTTGATCTCAGTGGGGATCCGACA GTGGGCCACGGTAGAGACCTGCTTCCTGCCTTACAACGAGCAAAGAACAGTGGACTCAAGTTATCGCTGCACCTCTCAGAA GTGCCATCTCAGCTGGAGGAGTCAGAACTGCTGCTCAACCTTCCGCCAGACCGCATCGGTCACGGCACCTTTCTGCATCCTGACGCGGGTGGATCGCAAAGCCTCGTTGACCAGGTGGTGAAGAATAACATCCCTTTGG AGCTTTGCTTGACATCAAACGTCAAAGGACAAACTGTCCCATGTTACGCCGAGCATCACTTCAAATATTGGTACCAGTTGGGACACCCAAGTGTCATTTGT ACTGACGACAAAGGCGTGTTTAGTACAGACTTGTCTCAGGAATACCAGCTGGCTGCATCCACATTTGGTCTGGATCGGGAGGCTGTGTGGACGCTCTCTCAGCAAGCCATTGACTTCATTTTTGCCGAGGAAGCGGTCAAGCAACAACTGAAGCACAAGTGGACTCAAATACAGCCACACGTTCTCAAATGA
- the caprin1b gene encoding caprin-1b, with product MPSAMNANGTAQSASPDVGSAPGVVGSRALSGPSEVLKQVLQVIDKKARNMEKKKSKLDDYKVRKDKGESLNQDQLEALCKYQEVVNNLEFARELQKTFVALGQDIQKAVKKSNRREQLQREEAGQRRLKTVLELQFLLDRLGDEMVRQDLKQGSMLLTDVDLVAFDQFYKLVGPDRDQKIRLVDQYEEASVHLWDLLEGKDKAVVGTTYKALKEKLDQVLLSGYFDQVPSHQNGVCGEEEEGGEAEDGVEEEVQVEVPAPTSGTETVAQSSEAEEQPVDAEPEIVEYMEPLAVETKEFVNRQFIPDGTYSSSKQEQGDEWTTETEVMAAMQQQPVQQALPPIAMETHPLTLVTPVPSTDPMVRKQVVQDLMAQMQGTYNFMQDSMLDFDGPPIDPAIVSAQPMKPGQPMDLPPMMCPPVHPDSRLAQLNTVPVQTEPAHVPIVSPTPPPMYQNSHTPDSRPTEAIDPIQTSMSLPPEQPPPSASHPPASQTPVYQPVPKAPHSSGINVNAAPFQSMQTVFNLNAPVPPASETEALSQPGQYQNSFNQAFSNQPQHPAEPAEMPPEQLQPVGAFHSQDQPGSHQQPQQGPGFNRQPQSFYNSRGMSRGGPRNARGMINGYRGSSNGFRGGYDGYRPPFANAPNSGYGQTQFNTPRDYSNGNYQRDGYQQNYKRGAAQGPRGASRGSSQTIRS from the exons ATGCCCTCTGCAATGAACGCCAATGGAACAGCGCAGTCTGCCAGCCCAGATGTGGGATCCGCTCCAGGTGTCGTGGGCAGCCGCGCGCTCAGTGGGCCGTCTGAAGTCCTGAAGCAAGTGCTTCAAGTCATTGATAAGAAAGCACGCAACATGGAGAAGAAAAAG AGCAAACTGGATGATTACAAAGTCCGAAAGGATAAAGGCGAGAGTCTTAACCAGGACCAGCTG GAGGCCCTATGCAAATACCAGGAAGTCGTCAATAACTTGGAATTTGCCCGGGAGTTGCAGAAGACGTTTGTTGCTCTTGGTCAAGAT ATCCAGAAGGCAGTGAAGAAATCTAACCGACGAGAGCAGCTGCAACGAGAGGAGGCGGGACAGAGGAGGCTGAAGACGGTTCTGGAGCTGCAGTTCCTCCTGGACCGCCTGGGAGACGAGATGGTGCGCCAGGACCTGAAGCAAGGATCAATGCTGCTCACAGATGTGGACCTGGTGGCCTTCGATCAGTTCTACAAGTTGGTCGGCCCTGATCGTGACCAAAAAATTAG GTTGGTTGACCAGTACGAGGAGGCATCTGTGCACCTTTGGGACCTGCTGGAAGGCAAGGACAAGGCTGTGGTTGGCACAACTT ACAAAGCTCTGAAGGAGAAGTTGGACCAGGTTTTGCTGAGCGGTTACTTTGACCAGGTTCCAAGTCACCAAAATGGAGTGTGtggggaagaggaggaagggggaGAGGCTGAAGATGGCGTGGAAGAGGAAGTGCAAGTTGAAGTGCCAGCCCCAACCTCGGGAACAGAAACGGTGGCTCAATCGTCTGAAGCTGAAGAGCAGCCTGTTGATGCAG AACCTGAAATCGTTGAGTACATGGAGCCCCTTGCAGTGGAAACAAAAGAG TTTGTAAACAGACAGTTCATTCCAGATGGCACATACAGCAGCAGCAAACAAGAGCAAGGGGATGAGTGGACCACAGAAACTGAG GTGATGGCTGCCATGCAGCAGCAGCCAGTCCAGCAGGCCCTTCCCCCTATTGCCATGGAGACTCACCCTTTGACCTTGGTGACTCCTGTGCCGTCGACTGACCCCATGGTCAGGAAGCAGGTGGTGCAGGACCTGATGGCCCAGATGCAGGGAACGTACAACTTCATGCAG GACTCCATGTTGGACTTTGATGGACCGCCCATCGACCCTGCGATTGTATCGGCCCAGCCCATGAAGCCTGGTCAGCCTATGGACCTGCCACCGATGATGTGTCCTCCAG TTCATCCTGACTCACGGCTTGCGCAACTCAACACTGTTCCTGTCCAAACTGAGCCTGCACAT gTACCCATCGTCTccccaacaccaccacccatgTATCAGAATTCTCATACGCCCGATTCCCGACCAACAGAAGCCATTGACCCCATCCAG ACGTCCATGTCCTTGCCGCCGGAGCAGCCTCCGCCATCTGCTTCTCACCCGCCTGCCTCACAGACCCCCGTCTACCAGCCTGTCCCCAAAGCTCCTCACAGCAGCGGCATCAATGTCAACGCTGCACCATTCCAGTCCATGCAGACG GTGTTCAACCTCAACGCGCCAGTCCCGCCTGCGAGTGAGACGGAGGCTTTGAGCCAGCCCGGCCAGTACCAGAACAGCTTCAACCAGGCCTTCAGTAACCAGCCTCAGCATCCTGCGGAACCAGCAGAGATGCCGCCTGAACAACTGCAACCTG TTGGTGCCTTCCATTCCCAAGACCAGCCTGGAAGCCATCAACAGCCGCAGCAAGGCCCAGGCTTCAACAGGCAGCCTCAATCATTCTACAACAGCCGAGGCATGTCGCGTGGTGGACCCCGCAATGCCAGAGGCATGATCAACGGCTACAGAGGCTCATCCAATGGTTTCAGAG GTGGCTATGACGGTTATCGCCCTCCTTTTGCCAATGCCCCTAACTCTGGTTACGGACAAACTCAGTTCAACACACCCCGGGATTACTCAAATGGGAATTATCAGAGG GATGGTTACCAACAGAACTACAAGCGCGGAGCCGCCCAGGGACCACGAGGCGCTTCGCGAGGCAGCAGCCAGACAATAAGATCCTGA
- the lmo2 gene encoding rhombotin-2, protein MSSTIERKTLEASEEPVDEVLQMPPSLLTCGGCQQSIGDRFFLKAIEQYWHEDCLSCDLCGCRLGEVGRRLYYKLGRKLCRRDYLRLFGQDGLCASCEKRIRAFEMTMRVRDKVYHLECFKCAACQKHFCVGDRYLLINSDIVCEQDIFEWTKLNNNSMV, encoded by the exons ATGTCGTCCACCATCGAGAGGAAGACGCTGGAAGCCAGCGA GGAGCCGGTGGACGAGGTCTTGCAGATGCCTCCTTCTCTGCTGACGTGTGGTGGCTGCCAACAAAGCATCGGCGATCGCTTTTTCCTGAAGGCCATCGAGCAATACTGGCACGAGGACTGCCTCAGTTGCGACCTGTGTGGCTGTCGCCTCGGGGAGGTCGGCCGCCGCCTCTACTACAAGCTGGGAAGGAAACTGTGTCGCAGAGACTACCTAAG GCTTTTTGGTCAGGACGGCCTCTGTGCTTCCTGCGAGAAGAGGATCCGAGCGTTCGAGATGACCATGCGTGTGCGGGACAAGGTCTATCACCTGGAATGCTTCAAGTGCGCCGCGTGCCAGAAGCACTTCTGCGTCGGCGACCGCTATCTGCTCATCAATTCAGATATTGTCTGCGAGCAGGATATCTTCGAGTGGACCAAACTCAATAATAACAGTATGGTATAG
- the nat10 gene encoding RNA cytidine acetyltransferase isoform X2 has product MTMDVHARYRTEAHQDVVGRFNERFILSLASCKNCVVIDDHLNILPISSHMANIKPIPPKTQEDGLSPKEQELKDLKETLQDTQPVGVLVDNCRTMDQAKAVLKFIEAISEKTLRSTVALTAARGRGKSAALGVAVAGAVAFGYSNIFVTSPSPDNLHTMFEFIFKGFDALQYQEHLDYEIIQSLNPEFNKAVVRVNVFKEHRQTIQYIHPGDAVKLGQAELLVIDEAAAIPLPLVKKLLGPYLVFMASTINGYEGTGRSLSLKLIQQLREQSANSQQNMSAENRSSITARLAAARTLHEVSLHESIRYAGGDAVEKWLNELLCLDCLNIPRLISGCPLPQTCDLYYVNRDTLFCYHKASEAFLQRLMALYVASHYKNSPNDLQMLSDAPAHHLFCLLPPVPPTQNSLPEVLAVVQVCLEGEISRQSILNSLSRGKKAAGDLIPWTVSEQFQDPEFGSLSGGRVVRIAVNPDYQKMGYGSRVLQLLQMYYEGKFPTMDESTVPQNNEITTVSSEAVTLLEEVVTPRKELPPLLLKLSERRAERLDYLGVSYGLTTQLLKFWKKAGYTPVYLRQTPNDLTGEHSCVMIKELHSEEQQSHWLSAFWKDFRRRFLSLLSYQFSNFNPSLALSILQNKGAKEATDTLSASELAAHFSPYDLKRLELYSRSMVDYHLIMDLVPTMARLFFLKQLGDVSLSAAQCAMLLGVGLQHKSVEKLEKEVELPSSQLMGLFNRLVRKFVQIFTSIQEKAIEAEMATTKDVTMEPTVRSLQDDLNEAAKEFEEKHEQEKAKVKELDLEEYKIRGHDEEWDEVLKKAGNTAMVSIKSDKKRKLEVTKDVASNGGLQHGKQKKDMQHGKFKKKDKRGKFGKKAIK; this is encoded by the exons ATGACTATG GACGTGCATGCTCGGTACAGAACGGAGGCTCATCAAGATGTGGTTGGAAGATTCAATGAGAG GTTCATCCTGTCCCTTGCCTCCTGCAAAAACTGCGTTGTCATCGACGACCACCTCAACATCCTGCCCATCTCCAGCCACATGGCCAACATCAAGCCTATTCCGCCCAAGACGCAG GAGGATGGTTTGTCTCCAAAGGAACAGGAGTTGAAGGACCTCAAGGAGACTCTCCAGGACACTCAGCCAGTGGGTGTGTTGGTGGATAACTGCAGGACCATGGACCAG GCCAAAGCCGTGCTGAAGTTCATCGAAGCCATCTCGGAGAAGACCCTGAGGAGCACCGTGGCTCTGACGGCTGCTCGAGGCCGAGGCAAATCTGCCGCGCTGGGGGTGGCTGTCGCCGGAGCTGTGGCTTTTGG CTACTCCAACATTTTTGTAACCTCCCCGAGCCCGGACAATCTCCATACCATGTTTGAGTTCATCTTTAAAGGCTTTGACGCACTTCAGTATCAG GAACATCTGGATTATGAGATCATCCAGTCGCTGAATCCCGAGTTCAACAAAGCGGTCGTGAGGGTGAACGTCTTTAAAGAGCACAGGCAGACCATTCAG TACATCCATCCGGGCGATGCTGTCAAACTGGGCCAGGCTGAACTTTTGGTGATTGatgaggctgcagccatccCGTTACCGCTAGTCAAGAAACTGCTGGGACCTTATCTGGTTTTCATGGCCTCCACCATCAACGG CTACGAAGGCACCGgtcgctctctctccctcaaACTGATCCAACAATTGAGGGAGCAGAGCGCAAACAGTCAACAGAACATGTCAGCCGAGAACAGGAGCAGCATCACCGCCAGGCTAGCAGCAG CTCGCACGCTCCACGAGGTCAGCCTGCACGAGTCCATCAGGTACGCAGGGGGCGACGCGGTGGAGAAGTGGCTCAATGAGCTGCTCTGCTTGGACTGCCTGAACATTCCTAGACTCATCTCCGGTTGTCCTCTTCCACAAACATGTGACCT ATATTACGTGAACAGAGATACCCTGTTTTGCTACCACAAGGCGTCTGAGGCCTTCCTGCAGAGGCTGATGGCTCTTTATGTGGCATCGCACTACAAG AATTCCCCCAACGACCTGCAGATGTTGTCTGACGCGCCGGCCCATCACCTCTTCTGTCTTCTGCCGCCCGTTCCTCCTACGCAAAACTCGCTGCCTGAGGTCCTCGCTGTGGTGCAG GTGTGTCTGGAAGGCGAAATATCCCGACAGTCCATCCTCAACAGCCTTTCCAGAGGGAAGAAAGCCGCAGGTGACCTCATTCCATGGACTGTGTCTGAACAG TTCCAagatccagagtttggcagccTGTCTGGAGGCAGAGTGGTGCGAATTGCAGTCAATCCTGACTATCAAAAA ATGGGCTACGGCTCACGAGTGCTCCAGCTGCTGCAGATGTACTACGAGGGCAAGTTCCCCACCATGGACGAAAGCACCGTGCCGCAGAACAACGAAATCACTACCGTCAGCAGCGAG GCCGTCACGCTCCTGGAGGAGGTGGTGACGCCTCGCAAGGAACTCCCGCCGCTGCTCCTCAAGCTGAGCGAGAGGCGAGCGGAGCGACTGGACTATTTGGGGGTCTCCTACGGACTCACAACTCAGCTGCTCAA GTTTTGGAAGAAAGCAGGTTATACTCCGGTCTACTTGAGACAAACGCCT AACGACTTAACAGGTGAGCACTCGTGTGTGATGATAAAGGAGCTGCACAGTGAGGAGCAGCAAAGCCACTGGTTGTCTGCATTCTGGAAAG ATTTCCGCAGGCGCTTCCTGTCTCTGCTCTCCTACCAGTTCAGCAACTTCAACCCGAGCCTGGCCCTCAGCATCCTACAGAACAAAGGCGCCAAGGAGGCCACGGACA CTTTGAGCGCCTCGGAGCTGGCAGCTCACTTCAGCCCCTACGACCTCAAGCGTTTGGAGTTGTACTCGCGCAGCATGGTGGACTACCACCTCATCATGGACCTCGTCCCGACCATGGCGCGTTTGTTTTTCCTCAAGCAGCTGGGTGACGTGTCTTTGTCAGCGGCGCAGTGT GCAATGCTGTTAGGCGTCGGGCTGCAGCACAAATCGGTGGAGAAGCTGGAGAAGGAAGTGGAGCTCCCAAGCTCGCAGCTCATGGGGCTCTTCAACCGCCTCGTGCGCAAATTTGTGCAA ATTTTTACCAGCATCCAAGAAAAAGCCATCGAAGCAGAGATGGCAACAACAAAAGACGTCACCATGGAGCCGACTGTCCGAAGCCTTCAAGATGATTTG AATGAGGCGGCAAAGGAGTTTGAGGAGAAACACGAGCAGGAGAAGGCAAAAGTGAAGGAACTCGACCTGGAAGA GTACAAGATCCGCGGACATGACGAGGAATGGGACGAGGTGCTgaagaaagctggaaacacGGCGATGGTCAGCATTAAAAG TGACAAGAAGAGAAAACTTGAGGTCACAAAGGATGTGGCGAGCAATGGTGGTCTTCAGCACGGGAAGCAAAAGAAGGACATGCAGCATGGAAAATTCAAGAAGAAAGACAAACGTGGAAAGTTTGGAAAGAAGGCGATCAAGTAA
- the nat10 gene encoding RNA cytidine acetyltransferase isoform X1, with the protein MATVRKKVDNRIRVQIENGVALQHRTMFVVVGDRGRDQVVILHHMLSKASVRARPSVLWCYKKELGFSSNRKKRMKHLQKKIKTGTLNLNQDDPFELFVAATNIRYCYYNETHKILGNTFGMCVLQDFEALTPNLLARTVETVEGGGIVVILLRTVNSLKQLYTMTMDVHARYRTEAHQDVVGRFNERFILSLASCKNCVVIDDHLNILPISSHMANIKPIPPKTQEDGLSPKEQELKDLKETLQDTQPVGVLVDNCRTMDQAKAVLKFIEAISEKTLRSTVALTAARGRGKSAALGVAVAGAVAFGYSNIFVTSPSPDNLHTMFEFIFKGFDALQYQEHLDYEIIQSLNPEFNKAVVRVNVFKEHRQTIQYIHPGDAVKLGQAELLVIDEAAAIPLPLVKKLLGPYLVFMASTINGYEGTGRSLSLKLIQQLREQSANSQQNMSAENRSSITARLAAARTLHEVSLHESIRYAGGDAVEKWLNELLCLDCLNIPRLISGCPLPQTCDLYYVNRDTLFCYHKASEAFLQRLMALYVASHYKNSPNDLQMLSDAPAHHLFCLLPPVPPTQNSLPEVLAVVQVCLEGEISRQSILNSLSRGKKAAGDLIPWTVSEQFQDPEFGSLSGGRVVRIAVNPDYQKMGYGSRVLQLLQMYYEGKFPTMDESTVPQNNEITTVSSEAVTLLEEVVTPRKELPPLLLKLSERRAERLDYLGVSYGLTTQLLKFWKKAGYTPVYLRQTPNDLTGEHSCVMIKELHSEEQQSHWLSAFWKDFRRRFLSLLSYQFSNFNPSLALSILQNKGAKEATDTLSASELAAHFSPYDLKRLELYSRSMVDYHLIMDLVPTMARLFFLKQLGDVSLSAAQCAMLLGVGLQHKSVEKLEKEVELPSSQLMGLFNRLVRKFVQIFTSIQEKAIEAEMATTKDVTMEPTVRSLQDDLNEAAKEFEEKHEQEKAKVKELDLEEYKIRGHDEEWDEVLKKAGNTAMVSIKSDKKRKLEVTKDVASNGGLQHGKQKKDMQHGKFKKKDKRGKFGKKAIK; encoded by the exons ATGGCAACTGTCCGCAAGAAGGTTGACAACCGCATTCGGGTCCAAATCGAGAATGGAGTCGCCCTGCAGCATCGCACCATGTTTGTCGTGGTGGGAGATCGTGGAAGAGACCAG GTGGTGATTCTGCATCACATGCTGTCCAAAGCAAGCGTCCGAGCGCGACCTTCTGTTCTGTGGTGCTACAAAAAAGAACTTGGCTTCAGCAG CAATCGCAAGAAACGTATGAAGCATCttcagaagaaaataaaaacaggcaCATTGAATCTGAATCAAGATGACCCGTTTGAGCTTTTCGTCGCTGCCACTAACATTCGCTACTGTTACTACAATGAAACCCACAAGATACTGGGAAACACTTTTGGCATGTGTGTTCTACAG GATTTCGAAGCCCTCACTCCCAACCTCTTAGCCAGAACTGTTGAGACAGTTGAAGGCGGCGGTATAGTAGTCATACTGTTACGGACAGTGAACTCCCTCAAGCAGCTGTACACAATGACTATG GACGTGCATGCTCGGTACAGAACGGAGGCTCATCAAGATGTGGTTGGAAGATTCAATGAGAG GTTCATCCTGTCCCTTGCCTCCTGCAAAAACTGCGTTGTCATCGACGACCACCTCAACATCCTGCCCATCTCCAGCCACATGGCCAACATCAAGCCTATTCCGCCCAAGACGCAG GAGGATGGTTTGTCTCCAAAGGAACAGGAGTTGAAGGACCTCAAGGAGACTCTCCAGGACACTCAGCCAGTGGGTGTGTTGGTGGATAACTGCAGGACCATGGACCAG GCCAAAGCCGTGCTGAAGTTCATCGAAGCCATCTCGGAGAAGACCCTGAGGAGCACCGTGGCTCTGACGGCTGCTCGAGGCCGAGGCAAATCTGCCGCGCTGGGGGTGGCTGTCGCCGGAGCTGTGGCTTTTGG CTACTCCAACATTTTTGTAACCTCCCCGAGCCCGGACAATCTCCATACCATGTTTGAGTTCATCTTTAAAGGCTTTGACGCACTTCAGTATCAG GAACATCTGGATTATGAGATCATCCAGTCGCTGAATCCCGAGTTCAACAAAGCGGTCGTGAGGGTGAACGTCTTTAAAGAGCACAGGCAGACCATTCAG TACATCCATCCGGGCGATGCTGTCAAACTGGGCCAGGCTGAACTTTTGGTGATTGatgaggctgcagccatccCGTTACCGCTAGTCAAGAAACTGCTGGGACCTTATCTGGTTTTCATGGCCTCCACCATCAACGG CTACGAAGGCACCGgtcgctctctctccctcaaACTGATCCAACAATTGAGGGAGCAGAGCGCAAACAGTCAACAGAACATGTCAGCCGAGAACAGGAGCAGCATCACCGCCAGGCTAGCAGCAG CTCGCACGCTCCACGAGGTCAGCCTGCACGAGTCCATCAGGTACGCAGGGGGCGACGCGGTGGAGAAGTGGCTCAATGAGCTGCTCTGCTTGGACTGCCTGAACATTCCTAGACTCATCTCCGGTTGTCCTCTTCCACAAACATGTGACCT ATATTACGTGAACAGAGATACCCTGTTTTGCTACCACAAGGCGTCTGAGGCCTTCCTGCAGAGGCTGATGGCTCTTTATGTGGCATCGCACTACAAG AATTCCCCCAACGACCTGCAGATGTTGTCTGACGCGCCGGCCCATCACCTCTTCTGTCTTCTGCCGCCCGTTCCTCCTACGCAAAACTCGCTGCCTGAGGTCCTCGCTGTGGTGCAG GTGTGTCTGGAAGGCGAAATATCCCGACAGTCCATCCTCAACAGCCTTTCCAGAGGGAAGAAAGCCGCAGGTGACCTCATTCCATGGACTGTGTCTGAACAG TTCCAagatccagagtttggcagccTGTCTGGAGGCAGAGTGGTGCGAATTGCAGTCAATCCTGACTATCAAAAA ATGGGCTACGGCTCACGAGTGCTCCAGCTGCTGCAGATGTACTACGAGGGCAAGTTCCCCACCATGGACGAAAGCACCGTGCCGCAGAACAACGAAATCACTACCGTCAGCAGCGAG GCCGTCACGCTCCTGGAGGAGGTGGTGACGCCTCGCAAGGAACTCCCGCCGCTGCTCCTCAAGCTGAGCGAGAGGCGAGCGGAGCGACTGGACTATTTGGGGGTCTCCTACGGACTCACAACTCAGCTGCTCAA GTTTTGGAAGAAAGCAGGTTATACTCCGGTCTACTTGAGACAAACGCCT AACGACTTAACAGGTGAGCACTCGTGTGTGATGATAAAGGAGCTGCACAGTGAGGAGCAGCAAAGCCACTGGTTGTCTGCATTCTGGAAAG ATTTCCGCAGGCGCTTCCTGTCTCTGCTCTCCTACCAGTTCAGCAACTTCAACCCGAGCCTGGCCCTCAGCATCCTACAGAACAAAGGCGCCAAGGAGGCCACGGACA CTTTGAGCGCCTCGGAGCTGGCAGCTCACTTCAGCCCCTACGACCTCAAGCGTTTGGAGTTGTACTCGCGCAGCATGGTGGACTACCACCTCATCATGGACCTCGTCCCGACCATGGCGCGTTTGTTTTTCCTCAAGCAGCTGGGTGACGTGTCTTTGTCAGCGGCGCAGTGT GCAATGCTGTTAGGCGTCGGGCTGCAGCACAAATCGGTGGAGAAGCTGGAGAAGGAAGTGGAGCTCCCAAGCTCGCAGCTCATGGGGCTCTTCAACCGCCTCGTGCGCAAATTTGTGCAA ATTTTTACCAGCATCCAAGAAAAAGCCATCGAAGCAGAGATGGCAACAACAAAAGACGTCACCATGGAGCCGACTGTCCGAAGCCTTCAAGATGATTTG AATGAGGCGGCAAAGGAGTTTGAGGAGAAACACGAGCAGGAGAAGGCAAAAGTGAAGGAACTCGACCTGGAAGA GTACAAGATCCGCGGACATGACGAGGAATGGGACGAGGTGCTgaagaaagctggaaacacGGCGATGGTCAGCATTAAAAG TGACAAGAAGAGAAAACTTGAGGTCACAAAGGATGTGGCGAGCAATGGTGGTCTTCAGCACGGGAAGCAAAAGAAGGACATGCAGCATGGAAAATTCAAGAAGAAAGACAAACGTGGAAAGTTTGGAAAGAAGGCGATCAAGTAA